The following are from one region of the Salvia splendens isolate huo1 chromosome 2, SspV2, whole genome shotgun sequence genome:
- the LOC121768353 gene encoding WUSCHEL-related homeobox 4-like: protein MGIQAMKVHQLPRGLIWDHDPPSLSLGCKRFRSLAPKLSTAAADTLSSATSSSFDLKSFIKPDQCSPRNVDIHKKESSQVEAAQPGGTRWNPTQEQIGILEMLYRRGMRTPNAQQIEQITAQLGKYGKIEGKNVFYWFQNHKARERQKQKRSSLGFSPSTRTPPPPPFPDHASSLFLSLPNKEEENNRYKRKCVFDEVSKYCREEEEGGDRTLKLFPLHPEGRSSFTD from the exons ATGGGAATTCAAGCCATGAAGGTTCATCAACTGCCACGTGGACTCATCTGGGATCACGACCCCCCTTCCCTCTCCCTCGGCTGCAAACGCTTCCGCTCCCTCGCCCCCAAActctccaccgccgccgccgacaCGCTCTCCTCCGCCACCTCCTCCTCCTTCGATCtcaaaagcttcataaaacccGATCAATGTAGTCCAAGAAACGTAGACATTCACAAGAAAGAATCATCTCAG GTAGAGGCGGCGCAGCCAGGCGGAACGCGGTGGAATCCGACGCAGGAGCAGATCGGAATACTCGAGATGCTATACCGGAGAGGCATGCGAACTCCTAACGCCCAGCAAATCGAGCAGATCACGGCGCAACTCGGCAAATACGGCAAAATCGAAGGCAAAAACGTGTTTTACTGGTTTCAAAACCATAAAGCGCGCGAGCGGCAGAAGCAAAAGCGCTCTAGCCTGGGCTTCTCTCCCTCTACACGAACACCGCCCCCGCCTCCCTTCCCCGATCACGCTTCTTCCCTCTTCCTTTCGTTGCCCAATAAG GAAGAGGAGAATAATCGTTATAAGAGGAAGTGCGTTTTCGATGAAGTGAGCAAATATTGTagagaagaggaagagggaggAGATAGGACATTGAAGCTTTTCCCTTTGCACCCCGAAGGGAGATCTTCATTCACGGATTAA